The following are from one region of the Lytechinus variegatus isolate NC3 chromosome 4, Lvar_3.0, whole genome shotgun sequence genome:
- the LOC121413156 gene encoding proline-rich protein 2-like, translated as MRELPAVKGYIPKPPSPIKVHPDEDHEEFLANARRIQRMMYADYLDQQLEELIAETQPSLPLITPTPLVAQVQTPSDNEVQATPPSDGTETTVTPLQFPTHPRPPPGPRPPTAARKTRARSNSLAKRRINGGVDPLAPPPRPGLISMEGPPGRMATRLGGNQRLPHPPQPRQGGMDGLPRPPPTMRGGNHDAPRAPQPILGGIHRVPLQPPSLPGRNLGVGLPRQTPSMRGGNHLEPIPPSSNRGGNHRVPAHQPQPRQAGNRLEPLPPSSHGGNRGDNSRKFMKKSNAKNTETTKPSEEETVNQTGEMKPHPPARPHSFRVLHKRTQLTEGWDIILRTTREEVLEVINPKQTEVVEANDPDQSQENQSATEQTLNHESSPGVTFRAPSCTSSSDQEEIPEEISAQRYSRSRFV; from the exons ATGCGAGAACTACCTGCAGTTAAGGGGTACATTCCCAAACCGCCATCACCCATCAAAGTACACCCCGATGAAGATCATGAGGAGTTTCTTGCCAATGCAAGGCGCATTCAGAGAATGATGT ATGCAGATTATCTTGACCAGCAATTGGAGGAACTAATTGCAGAGACTCAACCGTCGCTCCCGCTCATAACGCCAACACCCCTAGTTGCTCAAGTACAAACCCCATCAGATAATGAAGTTCAGGCCACTCCTCCGTCAGATGGCACCGAAACGACTGTCACTCCCCTTCAATTTCCAACCCATCCAAGACCACCACCAGGACCACGCCCACCGACGGCGGCGAGAAAAACACGAGCACGTAGTAATTCCCTGGCCAAGAGAAGAATCAATGGAGGC GTGGATCCCCTAGCTCCTCCGCCAAGACCAGGCTTGATTTCAATGGAGGGACCCCCAGGGAGGATGGCAACAAGGCTAGGCGGGAATCAAAGGCTTCCACACCCACCACAACCGAGACAAGGCGGAATGGATGGGTTGCCACGCCCACCTCCAACGATGCGAGGCGGAAATCATGATGCACCACGTGCACCACAACCGATACTTGGCGGAATCCATCGGGTGCCACTTCAGCCACCATCGCTTCCAGGCCGGAATCTTGGGGTGGGCCTACCACGCCAAACACCATCAATGCGGGGAGGAAATCATTTAGAACCCATCCCCCCATCATCCAACCGAGGCGGGAACCATAGGGTGCCAGCACATCAACCACAACCTAGGCAGGCTGGGAATCGCTTGGAACCGCTTCCACCTTCAAGCCATGGCGGTAATCGTGGAGATAATTCACgtaaattcatgaaaaagagCAACGCAAAAAATACTGAAACAACAAAACCTTCAG AGGAAGAGACAGTCAATCAGACTGGAGAAATGAAGCCTCATCCCCCAGCACGACCTCACTCTTTCCGTGTGCTTCATAAGCGGACCCAGCTCACAGAAGGTTGGGATATCATCCTTAGGACAACAAGGGAAGAAGTGCTCGAGGTTATCAATCCAAAGCAGACCGAAGTCGTCGAGGCCAACGACCCTGACCAAAGTCAGGAAAACCAATCTGCAACTGAGCAGACCCTCAACCATGAGTCATCACCAGGCGTCACCTTTCGAGCACCTTCCTGTACCTCGAGCAGTGACCAGGAGGAAATACCCGAGGAAATAAGTGCCCAAAGATATTCCCGATCACGGTTTGTTTAA